A region of Domibacillus sp. DTU_2020_1001157_1_SI_ALB_TIR_016 DNA encodes the following proteins:
- a CDS encoding tautomerase family protein — protein sequence MPLLRFDIVKGRTEEELKKLLDAVHRGMLKAFEVPERDRYQIVHQHPAHEMIMEDTGLGFERSKDMVLISITSKKRTEEQKQNLYKYIVEELRKDCNIDPKDVMVSITVNEDADWSFGFGKAQFLTADL from the coding sequence ATGCCATTACTACGCTTTGATATTGTAAAAGGAAGAACAGAAGAAGAGTTAAAGAAGCTGCTTGATGCTGTTCATCGTGGCATGCTTAAAGCATTCGAAGTACCCGAACGTGACCGCTATCAGATAGTGCATCAGCACCCTGCTCATGAAATGATTATGGAGGACACAGGACTAGGGTTTGAGCGCTCAAAAGATATGGTGTTGATTAGCATCACCAGTAAAAAGAGAACAGAAGAACAAAAGCAAAATTTGTACAAATATATTGTCGAGGAATTACGGAAAGACTGCAATATTGATCCCAAAGATGTAATGGTTTCTATTACAGTCAATGAAGATGCAGACTGGAGTTTTGGATTTGGAAAGGCGCAGTTTTTAACAGCAGATCTTTGA
- the fba gene encoding class II fructose-1,6-bisphosphate aldolase has protein sequence MALVSMKEMLKKAKKDRYAVGQFNINGLEFAQAFLLAAEEEQAPIILAASDRLVDYLGGFKTISSMVNALTEELNITVPVALHLDHGMSIERCKRAIDAGFTSVMIDGSHGSIDANIAMTKEVVAYAKVKDVSVEAEVGTVGGQEDGMVGGIQYADINECIRIVKETGIDALAAALGSVHGPYQGEPQLGFEEMKEIMDKTDIPLVLHGGSGIPLHQLQRAIELGHAKINVNTENIQAWTTSIRQTLNEKPNVYEPRLILISAIEAVKEAAKAKMKEFGTSGRGITINKGNGRVEDAITTL, from the coding sequence ATGGCTTTAGTTTCAATGAAAGAGATGTTGAAAAAAGCAAAAAAAGACAGGTATGCAGTAGGACAGTTTAATATCAATGGCCTTGAATTTGCCCAGGCTTTTTTGCTTGCTGCGGAAGAGGAACAGGCACCGATCATTTTGGCTGCTTCGGACCGGCTTGTTGATTATCTTGGCGGTTTCAAGACGATATCATCTATGGTCAATGCATTAACAGAAGAACTAAATATTACTGTTCCGGTTGCACTTCATTTGGATCATGGCATGAGTATCGAACGCTGCAAACGGGCGATCGATGCCGGTTTTACATCGGTGATGATCGATGGATCACATGGGTCAATTGACGCAAATATCGCGATGACAAAAGAGGTCGTGGCATATGCAAAAGTAAAGGATGTCTCGGTCGAAGCTGAAGTCGGTACAGTGGGCGGTCAGGAAGATGGAATGGTTGGCGGCATTCAATATGCGGATATTAATGAATGCATCCGCATTGTCAAAGAAACAGGCATTGATGCACTGGCTGCCGCTCTTGGTTCTGTTCACGGACCATATCAGGGTGAGCCGCAGCTTGGTTTTGAAGAAATGAAAGAAATCATGGATAAAACGGATATTCCACTGGTACTACATGGCGGATCGGGTATTCCATTACATCAGCTTCAGCGTGCAATTGAATTGGGTCACGCTAAAATTAATGTGAACACGGAAAATATTCAAGCGTGGACAACTTCTATTCGTCAGACATTAAATGAAAAACCCAATGTGTATGAGCCGCGTTTGATCTTGATATCAGCGATTGAAGCAGTGAAAGAAGCGGCCAAAGCGAAAATGAAAGAATTTGGGACGAGTGGACGTGGTATTACAATAAATAAAGGAAACGGAAGGGTAGAAGATGCCATTACTACGCTTTGA
- the iolD gene encoding 3D-(3,5/4)-trihydroxycyclohexane-1,2-dione acylhydrolase (decyclizing) — MGTIRLTTAQALIKFLNQQYIHVDGEETPFVEGVFNIFGHGNVLGIGQALEQDAGHLKVYQGKNEQGMAQAAIAYSREMLRRKIYAVTTSAGPGSANLIAAAGTAFANNIPVLLLPADTFATRQPDPVLQQLEHEHSTAVTTNEAFMAVSRYWDRVTRPEQLMSALIRAFEVMTDPAKAGPATICIAQDVEGEAFDYDERFFDKRVHYLDRKPAVEREIQGAAERIKASKKPVIIVGGGARYSGARDILKQISEKHNIPLVETQAGKSTVEVSFPNNLGGLGILGTSAANKVARDTDLVIGVGTRYTDFTTSSKTQFDFDKTSFLNINVSRMQAYKLDAFQVVADAKMALEQLATLLGDYETAFGGLLSAWKEEWLTERDRLANVTFNRENFTPEIKGQFSQETMNEYADVLGTEFTQTAALVAANEAVAPDSIVIGSAGSLPGDLQRLWHSDVPNTYHLEYGYSCMGYEVAGALGAKLAHPDREVYAAVGDGSFLMLHTELVTALQYDKKINILLFDNSGYGCINNLQMGNGSGTYFCEFRTHDNQIMNIDYAKVAEAYGAKSYKANTAEELRAALEDAKKQSVSTLIDMKVLPKTMSDGYDGWWNVGLAEVSESESVQKAYAARVEKLETAKMY, encoded by the coding sequence ATGGGAACTATTCGATTAACAACCGCGCAAGCGTTAATTAAATTTTTAAATCAGCAGTACATCCATGTGGACGGCGAAGAAACCCCTTTTGTCGAAGGCGTATTCAACATATTTGGCCATGGCAATGTGCTTGGGATCGGCCAGGCGCTTGAGCAGGACGCAGGCCATTTGAAAGTCTATCAGGGAAAGAATGAGCAGGGCATGGCGCAGGCGGCCATCGCCTACAGCCGTGAAATGCTCCGCCGCAAAATTTATGCAGTGACCACATCTGCCGGCCCAGGCTCGGCGAACTTGATCGCAGCGGCAGGAACCGCATTTGCGAACAACATTCCGGTTCTGCTGCTTCCGGCGGATACCTTTGCGACACGCCAGCCTGACCCGGTGCTTCAGCAGCTGGAGCATGAACACAGCACAGCCGTGACCACAAACGAAGCGTTTATGGCGGTTTCCCGCTATTGGGACCGCGTAACGCGCCCGGAACAACTGATGTCTGCACTGATCCGTGCCTTTGAAGTAATGACCGACCCGGCCAAAGCCGGCCCGGCGACGATCTGCATCGCACAGGACGTAGAAGGGGAAGCGTTTGATTATGATGAGCGTTTCTTTGACAAACGCGTTCATTATCTGGACCGCAAGCCGGCGGTAGAACGCGAGATTCAAGGCGCGGCAGAACGGATCAAAGCAAGCAAAAAGCCCGTCATTATTGTCGGCGGCGGTGCCCGTTATTCAGGTGCCCGCGACATTTTAAAACAAATCTCTGAAAAACATAATATTCCGCTTGTGGAAACACAGGCCGGAAAATCAACAGTGGAAGTCTCATTTCCAAATAACCTGGGCGGTCTTGGAATCTTGGGCACGTCGGCTGCAAACAAAGTGGCGCGTGATACAGACCTTGTAATCGGTGTCGGCACACGCTATACAGATTTCACAACATCATCTAAAACGCAGTTTGATTTTGACAAAACATCATTCTTAAACATTAATGTCAGCCGCATGCAGGCTTATAAGCTGGACGCATTCCAGGTAGTTGCCGATGCAAAAATGGCACTTGAACAGCTGGCAACTCTATTGGGAGACTATGAAACCGCATTTGGCGGCCTGCTTTCGGCATGGAAAGAGGAATGGCTGACAGAACGTGACCGTCTGGCCAACGTTACATTTAATCGTGAAAACTTCACACCGGAAATCAAGGGCCAGTTTTCCCAGGAAACGATGAATGAATACGCCGATGTGCTGGGAACTGAATTTACGCAAACGGCCGCTTTGGTTGCTGCCAATGAAGCAGTCGCACCGGACAGCATCGTCATCGGTTCAGCCGGGTCCCTTCCAGGCGACCTGCAGCGCTTATGGCATTCAGATGTGCCGAATACGTACCATCTTGAATATGGCTATTCCTGCATGGGCTATGAAGTGGCTGGTGCACTGGGTGCGAAACTCGCTCACCCGGACCGTGAAGTATATGCGGCAGTCGGAGACGGCAGCTTCCTCATGCTTCACACAGAGCTTGTAACAGCGCTTCAGTACGATAAAAAAATCAACATTCTCCTGTTTGATAACTCTGGTTATGGATGTATTAATAACCTGCAGATGGGGAATGGAAGCGGAACATACTTCTGTGAATTCCGTACACATGATAATCAAATTATGAATATTGATTATGCAAAAGTAGCAGAAGCTTACGGAGCAAAATCATACAAAGCCAACACAGCAGAAGAACTAAGAGCAGCGCTTGAAGATGCGAAAAAGCAGTCTGTTTCCACATTGATTGATATGAAGGTGCTTCCGAAAACAATGTCAGATGGCTATGATGGCTGGTGGAACGTTGGTCTCGCTGAAGTATCCGAGTCTGAAAGCGTTCAAAAAGCCTATGCCGCAAGAGTGGAAAAACTAGAAACGGCGAAGATGTATTAA
- the iolC gene encoding 5-dehydro-2-deoxygluconokinase: MNYTFNNEKELDVIAIGRACIDLNANEYNMPMEETMTFTKYVGGSPANVAIGSAKLGLKVGFIGKLADDQHGRFIEKYMREVGVDTSNMVTDKEGHKTGLAFTEILSPDECSILMYRDDVADLYLEPSEVSEDYIQKAKILLVSGTALAKSPSREAVLKSVSLAKKHGVKIVFELDYRPYTWQSPEETAVYYSLVAEQSDIVIGTRDEFDVMENIQSGDNNETIQNLFKHSADLVVIKHGVEGSYAYTKSGEVFRAQAYKTNVLKTFGAGDSYASAFLYALVSGKDIETALKYGSASASIVVSKHSSSDAMPVVSEIEQLIASAVYV, from the coding sequence ATGAACTATACATTCAATAACGAGAAAGAACTTGATGTAATCGCCATTGGGCGTGCCTGCATCGACTTAAATGCAAACGAATACAACATGCCAATGGAAGAGACGATGACGTTTACGAAATACGTCGGCGGCTCACCCGCAAACGTCGCGATCGGCAGCGCGAAGCTTGGCTTGAAGGTAGGCTTTATCGGGAAATTAGCGGATGACCAGCATGGGCGTTTTATTGAAAAATACATGCGTGAAGTCGGCGTGGATACGTCGAACATGGTCACAGATAAAGAAGGTCATAAAACCGGTCTTGCCTTCACGGAAATTTTAAGCCCGGATGAGTGCAGCATCCTGATGTACCGTGACGATGTAGCAGATCTATACCTTGAGCCATCTGAAGTCAGCGAAGACTACATTCAAAAAGCAAAAATCCTGCTTGTTTCCGGTACAGCGCTGGCAAAAAGCCCGTCACGCGAAGCCGTTTTGAAATCGGTCAGCCTGGCGAAAAAACACGGCGTGAAAATTGTATTCGAACTTGACTACCGTCCGTACACATGGCAGTCACCGGAAGAAACGGCTGTTTATTATTCGCTTGTGGCTGAACAGTCCGATATCGTCATCGGCACACGCGACGAATTTGACGTCATGGAAAACATCCAGAGCGGCGACAACAACGAAACGATTCAAAATCTATTCAAGCATTCAGCCGATCTTGTTGTCATCAAACACGGAGTAGAAGGGTCGTACGCATATACAAAATCGGGAGAAGTATTCCGCGCGCAGGCGTACAAAACAAACGTACTGAAAACATTCGGTGCAGGCGATTCATACGCATCGGCCTTCCTTTACGCACTTGTCAGCGGAAAAGATATTGAAACCGCTTTGAAGTATGGCAGTGCTTCCGCATCGATTGTAGTCAGCAAGCACAGCTCGTCGGATGCGATGCCTGTTGTGTCTGAGATTGAGCAGCTGATTGCATCTGCCGTATACGTGTAA
- a CDS encoding 5-deoxy-glucuronate isomerase, whose protein sequence is MNPDELHIRGKNSSIASVGVPEGYESYYLNVMAGLTRI, encoded by the coding sequence GTGAACCCGGATGAACTACACATTCGAGGTAAAAACAGCAGTATTGCATCAGTTGGCGTACCGGAAGGCTACGAGTCTTATTACTTAAACGTGATGGCCGGCCTGACACGCATTTAG
- the iolB gene encoding 5-deoxy-glucuronate isomerase encodes MSRLLQKPMKKEQSEGVTLVHDVTKENSPLEYVGFKVIDLAPGATYTESLTKTECCIVALTGKIHVTEGSEEFRSLGTRENVFEKVPTDSVYVSNDKTFHVEGATAARVALCYSPSHEQLPTVLIKASEVGIENRGILSNKRMVHNILPDSDPRANSLLVVEVYTESGNWSSYPPHKHDQDNLPDESFLEESYYHEINPPQGFVFQRVYTDDRSIDETMTVENSDVVLVPAGYHPVGVPDGYESYYLNVMAGPTRIWKFYNDPDHEWILKRQPD; translated from the coding sequence ATGAGCCGCTTGCTCCAAAAACCAATGAAAAAAGAACAGTCAGAAGGCGTCACACTCGTCCATGACGTCACAAAAGAAAACTCCCCCCTCGAATATGTCGGATTTAAAGTCATTGATCTGGCTCCCGGCGCCACGTACACTGAATCATTAACTAAAACAGAATGCTGCATTGTCGCTCTGACAGGCAAGATTCACGTCACTGAAGGAAGCGAAGAATTCCGCAGCCTTGGTACCCGTGAAAATGTCTTCGAAAAAGTGCCGACAGACAGTGTGTATGTTTCCAACGATAAAACTTTCCACGTAGAAGGCGCAACGGCTGCCCGGGTAGCACTATGCTATTCCCCTTCCCACGAGCAGCTGCCGACTGTACTGATTAAAGCTTCAGAGGTCGGCATTGAAAACCGCGGCATTTTAAGCAACAAACGGATGGTGCACAATATCCTGCCGGATTCCGACCCGCGCGCAAACAGCCTGCTTGTCGTAGAAGTGTATACAGAAAGCGGAAACTGGTCGAGCTACCCGCCGCACAAACATGACCAGGATAACCTGCCGGATGAATCATTCCTGGAAGAATCTTACTACCATGAAATAAATCCGCCGCAGGGCTTTGTCTTCCAGCGTGTATATACCGATGACCGGTCGATTGATGAAACGATGACCGTTGAAAACAGCGACGTTGTGCTTGTTCCAGCTGGATACCATCCAGTCGGCGTACCAGATGGCTATGAGTCTTATTACTTAAATGTGATGGCTGGCCCGACACGTATTTGGAAATTTTACAATGATCCAGACCATGAGTGGATTTTAAAACGTCAACCTGACTAA
- a CDS encoding CoA-acylating methylmalonate-semialdehyde dehydrogenase: MSAINSEVKTLQNYINGEWVDSLSSQTETVVNPATGEEIAQVPLSTKEDVDRAVQAASEAFKTWSQTAVPKRARILFKYQQLLVDNWEELAKLITIENGKSLSEAMGEVQRGIECVEFAAGAPTLMMGSQLPDIATNIESGMYRYPVGVVGGITPFNFPMMVPCWMYPLAIACGNTFVLKPSERTPLLAAKLVDLFKEAGLPDGVLNIVNGAHDVVNGLLEHPEVKAISFVGSQPVAEYVYKTGAANLKRVQALAGAKNHSIVLADANLDLAAKEVTAAAFGSAGERCMAAAVVAVEEGIADEFIAKLKEAADNIQIGNGLDDGVFLGPIIRENAKQRTIGYIEAGIEQGATLVRDGREDAAAKGDGYFLGATIFDNVTQEMTIWQDEIFAPVLSVVRVKDLAEGVETANASTLANGACLYTDSAAAVRQFRETIDAGMLGINVGVPAPMAFFPFSGYKNSFYGDLHANGKDGVEFFTRKKMVTARYVK, translated from the coding sequence ATGTCAGCAATTAATTCCGAGGTAAAAACATTACAAAACTACATAAATGGAGAATGGGTGGATTCTCTGTCCAGCCAGACCGAGACGGTTGTGAATCCAGCAACAGGCGAAGAAATTGCCCAGGTGCCGCTTTCTACAAAAGAAGACGTAGACCGTGCGGTACAGGCCGCAAGCGAAGCGTTTAAAACATGGTCGCAGACGGCTGTTCCAAAGCGTGCACGCATTCTGTTCAAATACCAGCAGCTTCTTGTAGATAACTGGGAAGAGCTAGCAAAATTGATCACGATTGAAAACGGAAAAAGCTTATCAGAAGCCATGGGTGAAGTGCAGCGCGGGATTGAATGCGTAGAATTCGCGGCCGGTGCACCGACACTGATGATGGGCAGCCAGCTTCCAGATATCGCGACAAACATTGAATCAGGTATGTACCGTTATCCAGTAGGCGTTGTTGGTGGCATCACACCATTTAACTTCCCAATGATGGTTCCTTGCTGGATGTACCCGCTGGCAATCGCATGCGGTAACACATTTGTATTGAAGCCGTCTGAACGTACGCCGCTTTTGGCAGCGAAATTAGTCGATCTATTCAAAGAAGCCGGCCTTCCAGACGGTGTCTTGAATATTGTCAACGGTGCACATGATGTCGTAAACGGCCTTCTTGAGCACCCGGAAGTAAAAGCCATCTCATTTGTCGGCTCACAGCCAGTGGCAGAATACGTATACAAAACAGGCGCAGCGAACTTGAAACGCGTACAGGCGCTTGCAGGAGCGAAAAATCACTCTATCGTTTTGGCAGATGCGAATCTTGACCTGGCCGCAAAAGAAGTCACAGCTGCAGCCTTTGGTTCAGCGGGTGAGCGCTGCATGGCTGCAGCCGTTGTAGCAGTAGAAGAGGGCATTGCCGATGAGTTTATCGCCAAACTAAAAGAAGCAGCCGACAACATCCAAATTGGCAACGGTTTAGATGATGGCGTATTCCTTGGCCCAATCATCCGCGAAAATGCGAAACAGCGTACAATCGGCTACATTGAAGCGGGTATCGAGCAGGGTGCAACGCTTGTGCGTGACGGCCGCGAAGACGCAGCCGCAAAAGGAGACGGCTACTTCCTTGGCGCAACCATCTTCGACAACGTGACACAGGAGATGACGATCTGGCAGGATGAAATCTTTGCACCGGTTCTTTCCGTCGTCCGCGTAAAAGACCTGGCAGAAGGTGTGGAGACAGCGAACGCTTCTACACTTGCAAATGGTGCGTGCCTGTACACAGACAGCGCTGCAGCGGTACGCCAGTTCCGTGAAACAATCGATGCAGGCATGCTGGGCATTAACGTTGGAGTGCCGGCGCCGATGGCATTCTTCCCATTCTCAGGCTACAAAAATTCATTCTATGGCGATCTTCATGCGAACGGTAAAGATGGGGTTGAATTCTTTACACGCAAGAAAATGGTCACTGCACGCTACGTGAAGTAA
- a CDS encoding sugar porter family MFS transporter — MNKQANQNHISFLSTIVLVSTFGGLLFGYDTGVINGALPYMSDDFNLTSFTEGLVTSVLLLGAAVGAVFGGRLSDGIGRRKNILFLSILFFIATLGCTLSPSVAGMVVFRFLLGMAVGGASVAVPTFIAEMSPSDRRGQLVTRNELMIVGGQLLAFVFNAILGNLLSGEGVWRYMLGIAGVPAILLFFGMLKVPESPRWLVKKGRNEEALRILRKIRTEEQALTELKEIQTALAAESDLKEASFKDLAVPWMRRIVFIGIAIAIVTQATGVNSIMYYGTEILRQAGFATSAALIGNVANGVISVLATIVGIWLLGRVGRRPMMLTGLTGTTLTLLLIGILSSTVGSSEALPYVMLALTVTFLAFMQGAIGPVLWVSLSEIFPSRLRGFGMGVSVFFLWMTNFVIGLLFPVMLDKMGLSVTFFIFAGVGCVSIFLMAKFLPETKGRTLEEIEESFRTYYDDKTDKYDGINHIKSQVNKF, encoded by the coding sequence ATGAACAAACAGGCTAATCAAAATCACATATCATTTTTGAGCACCATTGTCTTAGTCTCAACATTCGGAGGTCTTCTATTTGGTTATGATACCGGCGTTATTAATGGGGCTTTGCCTTATATGTCGGACGATTTTAATCTAACTTCATTCACAGAAGGTCTTGTTACAAGTGTTCTTCTTTTAGGGGCTGCGGTAGGAGCTGTATTTGGTGGTCGGCTTTCGGATGGTATTGGACGGCGTAAAAACATCCTTTTCCTTTCAATCCTTTTCTTTATTGCTACGCTTGGTTGTACCCTATCACCAAGCGTAGCGGGGATGGTTGTCTTCCGCTTCTTACTAGGTATGGCTGTTGGCGGAGCATCAGTAGCAGTTCCTACATTTATAGCTGAAATGTCGCCCTCTGATAGAAGAGGCCAATTGGTTACCCGTAATGAGTTAATGATTGTAGGCGGGCAATTGTTAGCCTTCGTCTTTAATGCTATTCTTGGTAACCTATTAAGTGGCGAAGGAGTTTGGCGTTACATGTTAGGTATTGCAGGAGTACCAGCAATTCTTTTATTCTTTGGTATGCTTAAGGTACCAGAAAGTCCCCGTTGGCTTGTGAAAAAGGGAAGAAACGAAGAAGCGCTGCGTATACTTCGTAAGATACGTACAGAAGAGCAAGCGCTGACTGAACTCAAAGAGATTCAAACAGCTTTGGCTGCAGAATCTGATTTGAAAGAAGCATCGTTTAAAGATCTTGCTGTACCATGGATGCGTCGCATCGTATTTATCGGAATTGCTATCGCTATTGTTACTCAAGCTACTGGCGTTAACTCAATCATGTATTATGGAACTGAAATTCTCAGACAAGCAGGTTTTGCAACGTCTGCTGCATTAATCGGCAATGTTGCAAACGGTGTCATTTCGGTTTTAGCGACAATTGTAGGGATTTGGCTTCTTGGGAGAGTCGGACGTCGCCCTATGATGCTGACGGGTTTAACAGGAACAACCTTAACCCTTCTACTAATTGGGATCCTTTCATCTACGGTTGGATCGTCTGAGGCGCTTCCATATGTGATGCTGGCACTAACCGTCACATTTCTCGCTTTCATGCAAGGGGCAATTGGGCCAGTATTATGGGTTTCACTATCCGAAATTTTCCCGTCACGCTTAAGAGGGTTTGGCATGGGTGTTAGTGTATTCTTCCTTTGGATGACAAACTTTGTCATTGGTTTATTGTTCCCTGTCATGCTGGATAAAATGGGTTTGTCGGTAACATTCTTTATCTTCGCAGGGGTAGGATGTGTATCTATCTTCTTAATGGCGAAGTTCTTACCCGAAACTAAAGGTCGCACACTGGAAGAAATTGAAGAGTCCTTCCGTACTTATTATGATGACAAAACAGATAAATATGATGGTATCAATCATATAAAATCTCAGGTAAATAAATTTTAA
- a CDS encoding sugar phosphate isomerase/epimerase, translating to MRMSLVTDCLGFMSLEEMADTAVSLGYENLEFACGNWSKAPHVDLDALIESSIQREKFVNVLKERGLSIEVLNCSGNQLAPNEEGREHQKVVEKTFKLAELLGIKTINMMSGLPGGGPGETTPNWVTTSWPPINLEILNWQWNEVAFPYWEKTVKEAKEHGIEKIALENHGSQLVYNAETLFKLRNHVGDMVGMNFDPSHLFWMGGDPIATLRKLGPAIYHVHAKDTRMEKGLVDAEGVLDTKTIDSFSNRSWNYVALGHGHDVSWWKEFFSVLSMVGYDGQVSLEMEDLTMDPLTALKKSTQVLKEALPKDFD from the coding sequence ATGAGAATGAGTTTGGTGACAGATTGTTTAGGCTTCATGTCTCTAGAAGAAATGGCTGATACTGCCGTGTCCTTAGGGTATGAAAACTTAGAATTTGCATGTGGGAATTGGTCCAAGGCCCCACATGTAGATCTGGATGCTTTAATCGAGAGTTCCATTCAACGTGAAAAATTTGTAAACGTTTTAAAGGAAAGAGGCCTTTCAATTGAGGTTCTGAATTGCTCCGGTAACCAGTTAGCTCCAAATGAGGAGGGACGAGAACACCAGAAAGTTGTGGAAAAAACATTTAAACTTGCAGAACTATTAGGGATAAAAACCATAAACATGATGTCAGGACTTCCTGGAGGAGGACCAGGAGAGACAACTCCTAACTGGGTAACAACAAGCTGGCCGCCAATTAATCTTGAAATCTTAAACTGGCAATGGAATGAGGTAGCATTTCCATATTGGGAAAAAACCGTGAAAGAGGCAAAAGAACACGGCATTGAAAAAATTGCTTTGGAGAACCATGGCTCCCAGCTCGTTTATAATGCGGAAACACTCTTTAAGCTAAGAAATCATGTAGGAGACATGGTTGGCATGAACTTTGATCCTAGTCATCTGTTCTGGATGGGAGGAGATCCAATCGCAACGTTAAGAAAATTAGGACCAGCAATCTATCATGTTCATGCCAAAGACACACGTATGGAAAAAGGACTCGTTGATGCAGAGGGTGTACTTGATACAAAAACAATTGATAGTTTTTCAAATCGTTCATGGAACTATGTAGCGTTAGGCCATGGTCATGATGTTAGCTGGTGGAAGGAATTCTTTTCCGTACTGAGTATGGTGGGGTATGACGGACAGGTTAGCCTAGAAATGGAAGACTTAACGATGGATCCACTTACTGCTTTGAAAAAGTCGACTCAGGTATTAAAGGAAGCTCTGCCTAAAGATTTCGATTAA
- a CDS encoding SDR family NAD(P)-dependent oxidoreductase — MEKYLQGKTCIITGAARGIGKALAVKYAEQGANIVLMDLNKEMVEATAKEIEALGVTVLPLVVNVTSSQEIEAAIKEVESQFTKIDVLANCAGISTSRLILDIEEEEWDRVFNVNLKSVYLLSKYVGKNMIKNEVKNGKIVTISSQASKIGELGNGAYCASKAAVNSLTQVLALELAEYGISVNAVCPGFVDTEMLQEVFQKRSVIEGKAPQEYEELLKGQVPMKRLATPEEIAEFMLFLSSEKANYITGTSMTIAGGKTLI, encoded by the coding sequence ATGGAGAAATATTTACAAGGAAAGACATGTATCATTACAGGAGCTGCAAGAGGAATTGGGAAAGCATTGGCTGTTAAATATGCTGAACAAGGCGCTAATATTGTATTGATGGATTTAAATAAGGAAATGGTTGAAGCCACTGCAAAAGAAATAGAAGCATTAGGAGTAACAGTATTACCTCTTGTTGTAAATGTGACTTCTTCACAAGAGATTGAAGCTGCGATTAAAGAAGTTGAATCTCAATTCACAAAAATTGATGTACTGGCTAACTGTGCTGGTATCTCTACTTCGAGATTAATCTTAGATATCGAAGAAGAAGAATGGGATAGAGTGTTCAATGTAAATTTAAAATCTGTTTATCTGCTTAGTAAATATGTTGGAAAAAACATGATTAAAAACGAAGTCAAAAATGGAAAAATAGTTACAATTTCATCCCAAGCTTCAAAAATTGGCGAGCTTGGAAACGGGGCGTATTGTGCATCAAAAGCGGCTGTTAATTCGTTGACCCAGGTGCTTGCACTTGAGCTGGCAGAATACGGAATTTCGGTCAATGCAGTTTGTCCTGGTTTTGTAGATACCGAAATGTTGCAAGAGGTGTTTCAAAAACGGAGCGTAATTGAAGGCAAAGCACCACAGGAATATGAAGAATTATTAAAAGGCCAGGTTCCAATGAAGAGATTAGCGACACCTGAAGAAATAGCAGAATTTATGCTGTTTTTAAGTAGCGAGAAAGCAAACTATATTACTGGTACTTCAATGACTATTGCTGGCGGGAAAACATTAATTTAA